A DNA window from Leptolyngbya sp. KIOST-1 contains the following coding sequences:
- a CDS encoding DUF4340 domain-containing protein, with the protein MKFQRSTLILVGAAFLLGAGVLIAESQRSQFPTATTQTATGPILTFEEADVATLTVDRGDETLVFEQDDDGNWQMTAPENAVAEPGAVAFLLSRLNTDSPLQTVTMTADQATDFGFNAPVGIVTVTLNDGTEHELVLGGPDFSGNANYAVIDPDPWPPQEGTEYSVLVVTRDVANGINRPLEEWLMPVETPDAEAGEEDAAIPNGSQTPEDAAEPNDSPATPAAPEATENDAETTN; encoded by the coding sequence ATGAAATTTCAGCGCAGTACATTGATTCTGGTTGGGGCTGCCTTTTTGCTGGGGGCGGGGGTGCTGATTGCCGAGTCGCAGCGATCGCAGTTTCCCACCGCCACCACCCAAACTGCCACCGGTCCCATCCTCACCTTTGAAGAAGCCGACGTCGCTACTCTCACCGTCGATCGCGGCGACGAAACCCTGGTGTTTGAGCAGGACGACGACGGCAACTGGCAGATGACAGCCCCTGAAAACGCGGTGGCCGAACCGGGGGCGGTGGCTTTCCTGCTCAGCCGCCTCAACACCGACTCGCCGCTGCAAACCGTGACCATGACAGCGGACCAGGCCACCGACTTTGGTTTTAACGCCCCAGTCGGCATCGTCACCGTCACCCTCAACGACGGTACCGAGCACGAACTGGTTTTGGGTGGTCCTGACTTCAGCGGCAACGCCAACTACGCTGTCATTGACCCCGATCCCTGGCCCCCACAGGAAGGAACAGAATATTCAGTACTCGTCGTCACCCGCGACGTGGCCAACGGCATCAACCGCCCTCTAGAAGAGTGGCTAATGCCCGTCGAGACGCCGGATGCTGAAGCTGGGGAAGAGGATGCGGCCATTCCCAACGGTAGCCAAACTCCAGAGGATGCAGCCGAACCGAACGATTCTCCCGCCACCCCCGCTGCTCCAGAGGCCACAGAAAACGACGCAGAAACCACCAATTGA
- a CDS encoding D-Ala-D-Ala carboxypeptidase family metallohydrolase gives MSTLAPDQRNYYYLLEGARAGVHKPLLAALYAVQNQPQLADGETGLGIAPIHQIEMAEVDSFAAQVQYGANTLRSLTNSLVEQGWSGADIWDASVDRYSDRFLQAVAKGFTPALGDTGAAQLEPSDPAALLQAYLEDISTDYSGAQLPQNLAKLDPALLAFAERLPPSYSRLDFQRQALVEAVRLWRQLDTAEAAYDALGVPAIDQVPDEAALDNALVAFVQSAVRYYSGYPNQREALIRLVQIWRQMDTREEAIAWLLTNDPFAHETNLEIVDPALIAFVQKIPDLYSGQGDWRFALTEGYRRWFGLDSRSTAIQRLGIDPDDLAQNPENQAALVAVARTLDRALIDFANRIPTAYTPTEQQREALIRLVQIWRRLEGRIPTIQSLFEDVRRLERAAPAVPEAMPAPIPAPAPPRPARWTPTNLQLDASIVPNGNFTWAEATRGGSRLPPNQATVDAIVRIATLAQQARDRIGRPFLVTSWYRPAEINRRVGGASQSRHIVGDAIDFYCVGLTGNQVYWALDPWWPGGLGRYSQFPALVHIDARGVKARWRH, from the coding sequence ATGAGCACGTTAGCACCGGATCAGCGCAACTACTACTATCTTTTGGAAGGCGCGCGGGCGGGGGTGCACAAGCCCCTGCTGGCGGCGCTCTACGCGGTGCAAAATCAGCCCCAGCTGGCCGATGGCGAAACCGGTCTGGGGATTGCGCCCATCCACCAGATTGAGATGGCCGAGGTCGACAGCTTTGCGGCCCAGGTCCAGTACGGGGCCAACACCCTTCGCAGCCTCACCAACAGCCTGGTGGAGCAGGGCTGGAGCGGAGCCGACATTTGGGATGCCAGCGTGGACCGCTACAGCGATCGCTTTTTGCAGGCCGTGGCCAAGGGATTTACCCCCGCCCTTGGCGATACCGGAGCCGCCCAGCTGGAGCCCAGCGACCCGGCGGCCCTGCTCCAGGCCTATTTAGAAGACATCAGCACCGACTACAGCGGGGCTCAACTGCCTCAAAACCTGGCCAAGCTAGACCCGGCCCTGCTGGCCTTCGCCGAGCGCCTGCCGCCCAGCTACAGCCGGCTCGACTTTCAGCGCCAGGCCCTGGTGGAGGCCGTGCGCCTGTGGCGACAGCTCGATACCGCCGAGGCCGCCTACGACGCCCTGGGCGTGCCCGCGATCGATCAGGTGCCCGATGAAGCGGCCCTGGACAACGCCCTGGTCGCCTTTGTACAGTCGGCGGTGCGCTACTACTCGGGCTACCCCAACCAGCGGGAGGCCCTGATTCGCCTGGTGCAGATCTGGCGGCAGATGGATACCCGCGAAGAGGCGATCGCCTGGCTGCTCACCAACGATCCCTTTGCCCACGAAACCAACCTGGAGATTGTCGATCCAGCCCTGATCGCCTTTGTGCAAAAAATTCCGGACCTCTACAGCGGCCAGGGCGACTGGCGCTTTGCCCTGACCGAGGGCTACCGCCGCTGGTTTGGCCTCGACTCGCGCAGCACCGCCATTCAGCGGCTGGGGATCGACCCCGACGACCTGGCTCAAAATCCCGAAAACCAGGCCGCTCTGGTGGCGGTGGCCCGCACCCTGGACCGCGCCCTGATCGATTTTGCCAACCGCATTCCCACCGCCTACACCCCGACGGAGCAGCAGCGGGAGGCCCTGATTCGCCTGGTGCAGATCTGGCGGCGACTGGAGGGCCGCATCCCCACCATTCAGTCGCTGTTTGAGGATGTGCGGCGGCTGGAACGAGCCGCCCCCGCCGTCCCCGAAGCCATGCCCGCCCCCATCCCGGCCCCGGCCCCACCCCGACCGGCCCGCTGGACCCCCACCAACCTCCAGCTCGATGCCAGCATTGTGCCCAACGGCAACTTTACCTGGGCCGAGGCCACCCGAGGCGGCTCCCGCCTGCCCCCTAACCAGGCTACCGTCGATGCCATCGTGCGAATTGCCACCCTGGCCCAGCAGGCCCGCGATCGCATTGGTCGGCCCTTTCTGGTCACCAGCTGGTACCGCCCAGCGGAGATCAACCGCCGCGTTGGCGGAGCCTCCCAGAGCCGTCACATCGTCGGCGACGCGATCGACTTTTACTGCGTTGGCCTCACCGGCAACCAGGTCTACTGGGCCCTCGACCCCTGGTGGCCCGGCGGTCTGGGCCGCTATAGCCAGTTCCCAGCCCTGGTGCATATTGATGCGCGGGGGGTGAAGGCGAGGTGGAGGCATTAG
- a CDS encoding HAD family hydrolase encodes MGEVQPLPSHGFSQAVKLLATDVDGTLTHQGKFTAALLTGLEQLQGAGIPTLLVTGRSAGWVNGLAHYLPVTGAMAENGGVYFPPHGSPELLVDIPDLVVHRQQLSEAFQQLRWRWPQLQESDDNRFRLTDWTFDLQGFSTADLEAMAKLCQALGWGFTYSTVQCHLFKLGQSKATGLLKVLQRYFAPIASSEVITLGDSPNDVSLFDPSVFPQSVGVANVKDYWQHLTYHPAYIAHAEEVEGFLELVNALTTND; translated from the coding sequence ATGGGCGAAGTTCAACCATTACCCAGCCATGGGTTTTCCCAGGCCGTCAAGCTGCTGGCTACCGACGTGGATGGCACCCTGACGCACCAGGGCAAGTTTACCGCCGCTCTGCTCACCGGGCTAGAGCAGCTCCAGGGGGCAGGCATTCCCACCCTGCTGGTCACCGGCCGATCGGCGGGGTGGGTCAACGGTCTGGCCCACTACCTGCCCGTTACCGGAGCCATGGCCGAAAACGGTGGGGTGTACTTTCCCCCCCATGGGTCTCCAGAACTGCTGGTCGATATTCCTGACCTGGTGGTCCATCGCCAGCAGCTCAGTGAGGCTTTTCAGCAACTCCGCTGGCGCTGGCCCCAGCTGCAAGAATCCGATGACAACCGTTTCCGGCTCACCGACTGGACCTTTGATCTCCAGGGGTTTTCAACCGCCGATCTGGAGGCCATGGCCAAGCTGTGCCAGGCCCTGGGCTGGGGTTTTACCTACAGTACGGTGCAGTGCCACCTGTTCAAACTGGGCCAGTCCAAGGCCACCGGGCTGCTCAAGGTATTGCAGCGGTACTTTGCACCCATTGCCTCAAGCGAAGTCATCACCCTGGGCGACAGCCCCAACGACGTGAGCCTGTTTGATCCCAGCGTTTTTCCCCAGTCCGTGGGGGTCGCCAACGTAAAAGACTACTGGCAGCACCTCACCTATCACCCCGCTTACATCGCCCACGCCGAGGAAGTGGAGGGATTTTTGGAGTTGGTCAACGCTTTGACGACAAACGATTGA
- the purU gene encoding formyltetrahydrofolate deformylase — protein sequence MASPTAILLFSCPDQKGLVAKIANFIYANGGNILHADQHRDPEAGLFLSRLEWELEGFNLPREIIGAAFGAIAQPLGATWQLHFSDAVPRLSIWVSHQDHCLLDLLWRHKAGEFKAEIPLIVSNHPHLKPIADQFGIAFEHLPITKDTKPEQEQKQLELLEKYNIDLVVLAKYMQVLSPNFLEQYDRVINIHHSFLPAFMGANPYHRAFQRGVKIIGATAHYVTSDLDEGPIIEQDVVRISHRDDVKELIRKGKDVERIVLARAVRLHLQNRTLVYGNRTVVFA from the coding sequence ATGGCCTCTCCCACCGCCATTCTGCTGTTCTCCTGCCCCGATCAGAAGGGGCTGGTGGCCAAAATTGCCAACTTTATCTACGCCAACGGCGGCAACATTCTCCACGCCGACCAGCACCGCGACCCAGAGGCGGGGCTGTTTTTGTCGCGGTTGGAGTGGGAGCTGGAGGGGTTTAACCTGCCCAGGGAGATCATTGGAGCAGCCTTTGGGGCGATCGCGCAACCCCTGGGGGCCACCTGGCAGCTTCACTTTTCCGACGCGGTGCCCCGGCTGTCGATCTGGGTTAGCCATCAAGACCACTGCCTGCTCGACCTGCTCTGGCGGCACAAGGCGGGGGAGTTCAAGGCCGAAATTCCGCTGATTGTCAGCAACCACCCCCACCTCAAGCCGATTGCCGATCAGTTTGGCATCGCCTTTGAGCACCTGCCCATCACCAAGGACACCAAGCCCGAGCAGGAGCAAAAGCAGCTTGAGTTATTAGAGAAGTACAACATCGACCTGGTGGTGCTGGCCAAGTACATGCAGGTGCTCAGCCCCAATTTTTTGGAGCAGTACGATCGCGTCATCAACATTCACCACTCGTTTTTGCCCGCCTTCATGGGCGCCAACCCCTACCACCGCGCCTTCCAGCGGGGGGTGAAGATCATTGGGGCCACCGCCCACTACGTCACCTCTGACCTGGACGAAGGCCCAATCATCGAGCAGGATGTGGTGCGCATCAGCCACCGCGACGATGTAAAGGAGCTAATTCGCAAAGGCAAAGATGTCGAGCGCATTGTGCTGGCCCGCGCCGTGCGCCTGCACCTGCAAAACCGCACCCTGGTCTACGGCAACCGCACCGTGGTCTTCGCCTGA
- a CDS encoding photosystem II reaction center protein I, with amino-acid sequence MLTLKIVVYLVVTFFVALFVFGFLSGDPSRNPGRQDLD; translated from the coding sequence ATGCTGACCCTCAAGATTGTGGTTTACCTCGTGGTCACCTTTTTTGTGGCCCTGTTTGTGTTTGGCTTTTTGAGCGGTGACCCCTCCCGCAACCCCGGTCGGCAAGATTTGGACTAG
- the pntA gene encoding Re/Si-specific NAD(P)(+) transhydrogenase subunit alpha — MTIAAPQENSVAPVADAIPTALKIGIPKEIFAGEQRVAATPETAKKLQKLGFEVLVETQAGAGASFTDSAYEAAGCTIVTDAASLWETADVVLKVRSPQHHPTLDRHEATLLRPEQTLISFIWPAQNPELLEQLADRGGTVLAMDSVPRISRAQKLDALSSMANIGGYRAVIEAASHFGRCFTGQITAAGKMPPAKVMVIGVGVAGLAAIGAAKSLGAIVKAFDTRLVVKEQVQSLGAEFLELHFDEDGSGEGGYAKVMSPAFIAAEMALFAQQARDVDIIITTALIPGKPAPLLITQEMVESMKPGSVVVDLAAEQGGNCEVTQPGEISSHNGVTIIGLTDLPSRMAAQASQLYGNNLVHLLSDLGGAKAFDVDMDDQVIRATTVIHNGQVTWPPPKVEAPAPAPSTPTAAPAGEASAPTSKPWYTQLLWPVLIGLACVAIGLWAPASFMTHLTVFVLASFLGWKVIWDVSPSLHTPLMSVTNAISGIIIIGGMLQISGNIASPITILGAIALFLGTVNIAGGFMVSQRMLNMFHK, encoded by the coding sequence ATGACCATTGCTGCTCCCCAAGAAAACTCCGTGGCCCCTGTGGCAGATGCCATCCCGACGGCCCTCAAGATTGGTATTCCTAAGGAAATTTTTGCTGGTGAACAGCGGGTAGCCGCCACCCCGGAGACCGCCAAAAAACTTCAAAAGCTGGGCTTTGAGGTGCTGGTCGAAACCCAGGCCGGGGCCGGGGCCAGCTTTACTGATAGCGCCTACGAAGCCGCTGGCTGCACCATCGTCACGGATGCTGCCAGCCTGTGGGAGACGGCTGATGTGGTGCTCAAGGTGCGATCGCCCCAGCACCACCCCACCCTCGATCGCCACGAGGCCACCCTGCTGCGGCCTGAACAAACCCTGATTAGCTTCATCTGGCCGGCCCAAAACCCTGAACTGCTAGAGCAGTTGGCCGACCGGGGCGGCACGGTGCTGGCGATGGATTCGGTGCCCCGCATCTCCCGCGCCCAAAAGCTTGACGCCCTCAGCTCTATGGCCAACATCGGCGGTTACCGGGCGGTGATCGAGGCCGCCAGCCACTTTGGCCGCTGCTTCACCGGCCAGATTACCGCTGCGGGCAAAATGCCCCCCGCCAAGGTGATGGTGATTGGGGTAGGGGTGGCGGGGCTGGCGGCGATCGGCGCGGCCAAGAGCCTGGGGGCGATCGTCAAAGCCTTTGACACTCGCCTGGTGGTCAAAGAGCAGGTGCAGAGTCTCGGGGCCGAGTTTTTGGAGCTGCACTTCGATGAAGACGGCAGCGGCGAAGGCGGCTACGCCAAGGTGATGAGCCCCGCCTTCATTGCCGCTGAGATGGCCTTGTTCGCTCAGCAGGCCAGGGACGTGGATATCATCATCACCACGGCACTGATCCCCGGCAAACCTGCCCCCCTGCTGATCACCCAGGAGATGGTCGAGAGCATGAAACCCGGCTCGGTGGTGGTGGACCTGGCCGCTGAGCAGGGGGGCAACTGCGAAGTCACTCAGCCCGGCGAAATTAGCAGCCACAATGGCGTCACCATCATCGGCCTCACCGATCTGCCCAGCCGGATGGCCGCCCAGGCCAGCCAGCTCTATGGCAACAACCTGGTGCACTTGCTCAGTGACCTGGGCGGCGCCAAGGCGTTCGACGTTGATATGGACGACCAGGTGATTCGCGCCACCACCGTGATTCACAACGGGCAGGTGACCTGGCCGCCGCCCAAGGTCGAGGCCCCAGCCCCGGCCCCCAGCACCCCAACTGCCGCTCCGGCTGGCGAAGCCTCGGCCCCGACGTCCAAACCCTGGTACACCCAGCTGCTGTGGCCCGTGCTCATCGGTCTGGCCTGCGTCGCCATCGGCCTCTGGGCTCCAGCCTCGTTTATGACCCACCTGACCGTCTTTGTGTTGGCCAGCTTTTTGGGCTGGAAGGTGATCTGGGATGTATCCCCCAGCCTCCATACCCCCCTGATGAGCGTCACCAATGCCATTAGCGGCATCATCATCATCGGCGGCATGCTCCAGATCTCAGGCAACATTGCCTCACCGATCACAATCCTGGGGGCGATCGCCCTCTTCCTCGGCACCGTCAACATCGCAGGGGGCTTCATGGTCTCCCAGCGGATGCTGAACATGTTTCACAAGTAG
- a CDS encoding glycosyltransferase family 2 protein — protein MKFSLVITTYNRLELLKRAIACGLNQTVPCEVVVADDASTDGTEAYVRSLGDRVVYHRNAQNLNHAATVNHGVAAASGDWVKFLDDDDYLAPDCIEKMTAAIAQHPQAVLCSCQAIQVDEHGSEIRRTPATGPGQVFYIPQSAIHYGMLMDQVPFGTPAQVACRRDAFLQAGGWDTTVIMNYDDINAWVRLADFGDAIFINDCLAYRMVWDGGYDQKMSLSRRMALNLTIKERIYGRVDEGYRDRIPTLAAIDRYLHLHWGLVALRQRQFGTGLSLLAPGLLSPQAWRLLTQARQLRSALAVDSLVPRTVLVP, from the coding sequence ATGAAATTTAGCCTGGTCATTACTACCTACAATCGGCTGGAGCTGCTGAAGCGGGCGATCGCCTGCGGACTCAACCAAACCGTTCCCTGCGAAGTCGTGGTAGCTGACGATGCCTCCACGGACGGCACCGAGGCGTACGTGCGAAGTTTAGGCGATCGCGTCGTCTACCACCGCAACGCCCAGAACCTGAACCACGCCGCCACGGTGAACCACGGGGTGGCCGCCGCCAGCGGCGACTGGGTCAAGTTTCTCGACGACGACGACTATTTGGCCCCCGACTGCATTGAGAAAATGACGGCGGCGATCGCCCAGCATCCCCAGGCCGTGCTCTGCTCCTGCCAGGCCATCCAGGTGGACGAGCACGGTAGCGAAATTCGCCGCACCCCCGCCACTGGCCCCGGCCAGGTGTTCTACATTCCCCAGAGCGCCATCCACTACGGCATGCTGATGGACCAGGTGCCCTTTGGCACCCCGGCCCAGGTGGCCTGCCGCCGCGACGCCTTTTTGCAGGCGGGCGGCTGGGATACAACGGTGATAATGAACTACGACGATATCAATGCTTGGGTGAGGCTGGCTGACTTTGGCGATGCCATCTTTATCAATGACTGTCTGGCCTACCGCATGGTCTGGGATGGCGGCTACGACCAAAAAATGTCGCTCAGCCGTCGGATGGCGCTCAACTTGACCATCAAAGAGCGCATCTACGGGCGCGTGGATGAGGGGTACCGCGATCGCATCCCAACCCTGGCCGCCATCGATCGGTACCTGCACCTGCACTGGGGGCTGGTAGCCCTGCGGCAGCGCCAGTTCGGCACCGGGCTATCTCTCCTCGCCCCAGGCCTGCTGTCACCCCAGGCCTGGCGGCTGCTGACCCAGGCCCGCCAACTGCGCTCTGCCCTGGCAGTCGATAGCTTAGTTCCGCGCACGGTCTTGGTGCCCTAG
- a CDS encoding DUF3769 domain-containing protein, with protein MPLPILLPSVPPPPQLAEVVLVSAPSQTIQPAEPGSASIEPLSPGAIASTQALPPAPSYFTQAELLRPQAQAVPGETAPLNPEPAAPAPPGSLAPAPESPTDDPDVPPTPGPAAEPPPPALPEETASEILLRADRQVFEPIRQIVTASGGVLVQFGTGQLAADRLWANLANRHLRAEGNVFFNRNNQIIEGETVTYNLLQGAGEITESRGELQLSTLEDDFSTLPPRPVAGVPLDYRLRTQPSISQVTSPGGVALATSAANGLLNGEEGSIERLRFEADRVSFDADGWYAEGVRLTNDPFSPPDLEFRATTARLTPLDENQEELVFENPRLVFNQGLSIPLFRNRLLLTQGQLPADALNPLPASIGIDGRDRDGLFFEAPLPIGNLGPLNVTIAPQFLVSRWLGSSNYNIADPANFGLVASVNGSLGPRTVASGSFNLAGFDFDNLSDRLRASFRTQRLVGTHRLNLEYSYRDRLFNGSLGFQDVQNSLGLLLESPNIALGDTGLNLTYQVSGQYVTANTDRPDLLNPGVPVGLTNLFRFQGSADLSRSFLLWQGQPLPATQTEGLRYSPRPLIPNLVLSVGLRGVATYYTSNDLQESIEGRVGIGGQFGRLQRNTFDYTQFNIGFSRSVLGGDTSPFLFDRSVDQRVLSGGILQQIYGPFLAGFQTAINLDTGRTVDSNLIFEYRRRAYGLLFTYSPTQETGFVGFRLSGFNWVGRTAPFDADPDTPSDVVVQ; from the coding sequence ATGCCTCTGCCGATCCTTCTGCCCTCTGTGCCTCCGCCCCCGCAGCTGGCTGAAGTGGTGTTGGTGTCAGCTCCAAGCCAAACGATTCAGCCTGCAGAACCTGGATCAGCATCGATTGAACCTCTGTCCCCAGGGGCGATCGCCTCGACGCAGGCCCTACCCCCCGCTCCCAGCTACTTCACCCAGGCCGAACTGCTGCGGCCCCAGGCCCAGGCTGTGCCGGGTGAAACCGCACCGCTCAATCCAGAACCCGCCGCTCCAGCGCCTCCGGGCTCCCTGGCTCCTGCTCCGGAGTCGCCCACAGACGATCCAGACGTTCCACCCACCCCTGGCCCCGCAGCCGAGCCACCGCCACCTGCGCTCCCGGAAGAGACTGCCAGTGAGATTCTGCTGCGGGCTGACCGACAGGTCTTTGAACCCATTCGGCAAATTGTTACCGCCAGCGGCGGTGTCCTGGTACAGTTTGGCACCGGTCAGCTGGCCGCCGATCGCCTGTGGGCCAACCTGGCCAACCGACACCTGCGGGCCGAGGGCAATGTCTTTTTCAACCGCAACAACCAGATCATTGAAGGCGAAACGGTTACCTACAACCTGCTGCAGGGGGCAGGCGAAATTACTGAAAGTCGCGGAGAGCTACAGCTATCGACGTTAGAGGATGACTTTTCGACGCTACCCCCCAGACCCGTTGCCGGAGTACCCCTCGACTACCGTCTTCGCACCCAACCCTCCATCTCCCAGGTCACCAGCCCTGGCGGTGTTGCCCTGGCCACCAGCGCTGCCAATGGGCTGCTCAACGGCGAGGAGGGTTCCATTGAGCGCCTGCGGTTTGAAGCTGACCGGGTTTCCTTTGATGCCGACGGCTGGTACGCCGAGGGGGTTCGCCTCACCAACGATCCCTTTTCACCGCCCGACCTGGAGTTTAGGGCCACCACCGCCAGGCTGACTCCCCTCGACGAAAATCAGGAAGAGCTGGTATTTGAAAATCCGCGTCTGGTGTTCAACCAGGGGCTGAGCATTCCTCTATTTAGAAATCGCCTTCTGTTGACCCAGGGACAGCTGCCGGCCGATGCCTTGAACCCTCTGCCTGCCAGCATCGGTATCGATGGGCGCGATCGCGACGGTCTCTTTTTTGAAGCCCCGTTGCCCATCGGTAACCTTGGTCCCCTCAACGTCACAATCGCCCCTCAGTTTCTCGTCTCCCGCTGGCTGGGCAGCTCCAATTACAACATCGCCGATCCGGCCAACTTTGGCCTGGTCGCCAGTGTCAACGGTTCGCTTGGGCCTCGCACGGTGGCTTCCGGCAGCTTCAATCTGGCGGGCTTCGATTTCGACAACCTAAGCGATCGCCTGCGGGCTAGTTTTCGAACTCAGCGGCTGGTGGGCACCCATCGGCTCAACCTGGAGTACAGCTACCGCGATCGCCTCTTCAACGGCTCCCTGGGTTTTCAGGACGTACAAAACAGCCTGGGCCTGCTGCTCGAATCCCCCAATATTGCCCTGGGCGACACCGGCCTCAACCTCACCTATCAGGTGTCTGGGCAGTACGTCACCGCCAACACCGATCGCCCCGATCTGCTCAACCCTGGGGTACCTGTCGGACTCACCAACCTGTTTCGGTTTCAGGGTTCCGCCGACCTCAGCCGCAGCTTCCTACTGTGGCAGGGACAGCCCCTGCCCGCCACGCAAACCGAGGGGCTGCGCTATTCACCTCGTCCCCTGATACCCAACCTGGTCTTGAGCGTTGGGCTGCGCGGCGTCGCCACCTACTACACCAGCAACGACCTGCAGGAGTCCATTGAGGGCAGAGTTGGGATCGGCGGTCAGTTCGGTCGTCTGCAGCGCAACACCTTCGACTACACCCAGTTCAACATTGGCTTTAGCCGCAGCGTACTGGGCGGCGACACGTCTCCCTTCCTTTTCGATCGCTCCGTCGACCAAAGGGTTTTGAGTGGGGGCATTCTCCAACAGATCTATGGTCCCTTTCTGGCCGGCTTTCAAACTGCCATCAACCTCGATACCGGCCGCACTGTCGATTCCAACTTGATCTTTGAGTATCGGCGCCGAGCCTACGGCCTGCTCTTTACCTATAGCCCCACCCAGGAGACAGGCTTTGTCGGATTTCGCCTCAGCGGTTTTAACTGGGTTGGCCGCACGGCCCCCTTCGATGCCGACCCCGACACCCCCAGCGATGTTGTCGTACAGTAG
- a CDS encoding NAD(P)(+) transhydrogenase (Re/Si-specific) subunit beta, whose protein sequence is MENNLVTTAYIVASALFILSLAGLSQPETAKRGNLLGILGMAIAFAATAAISQGYPIQLGSIGLGVLVGVLAASRVAMTDMPEMVALLNSFVGLAAVLVGFAEYLQPSTALSGGDVIVHRVEIYVGVFIGIVTFTGSMIAVAKLRGWVPSRAVLLPARHVITLGMLGAIAVLGAPFLTATGSSPLLALGAMTAIAGIFGIVIVMAIGGADMAVVISLLNSYSGLASAAAGFMLNNDLLIITGALVGSSGAILSYIMCKGMNRSFLNVVLGGFGETASGTSKTALQGSATSTSTSEVNDLLANAQSVVIVPGYGMAVAQAQHAVAEITRLLRNQGKQVRFGIHPVAGRMPGHMNVLLAEANVPYDIVLEMDEINDDFPHTDLVLVIGANDTVNPSAKYDPSSAIAGMPVMEVWEAGTVVVLKRSLSSGYAGVENPLFFNDNTLMLFGDAKANVNGILAQLSATNAPAPALSAA, encoded by the coding sequence ATGGAAAATAACCTCGTAACCACCGCCTACATCGTCGCCAGCGCCCTGTTTATTCTCAGTCTGGCGGGGCTGTCGCAGCCTGAAACCGCCAAACGAGGAAACTTGCTGGGCATTCTTGGAATGGCGATCGCCTTTGCCGCCACTGCCGCCATCAGCCAGGGCTACCCAATTCAACTTGGCTCCATTGGCCTGGGGGTGCTGGTGGGGGTGCTGGCCGCCTCCCGCGTAGCCATGACCGACATGCCTGAGATGGTGGCTCTGCTCAATAGCTTTGTGGGCTTAGCCGCCGTGCTGGTGGGCTTTGCCGAGTATCTCCAGCCCAGCACCGCCCTGAGCGGCGGGGATGTGATCGTTCACCGAGTGGAAATCTACGTGGGGGTGTTTATCGGCATCGTCACCTTTACCGGGTCGATGATTGCGGTGGCCAAGCTGCGGGGCTGGGTGCCCAGCCGGGCGGTGCTGCTGCCCGCTCGTCACGTGATCACGCTGGGAATGCTGGGGGCGATCGCCGTTCTCGGAGCGCCCTTCCTCACTGCCACGGGCAGCAGTCCTTTGCTGGCGCTGGGGGCGATGACGGCGATCGCAGGCATCTTTGGCATTGTGATCGTGATGGCGATCGGCGGGGCCGATATGGCCGTAGTGATCTCCCTGCTGAATAGCTATTCCGGTCTAGCCTCGGCGGCGGCGGGCTTCATGCTCAACAACGACCTGCTGATCATTACCGGGGCACTGGTGGGCAGCAGCGGGGCCATTCTCAGCTACATCATGTGCAAAGGCATGAATCGTTCCTTTTTGAATGTGGTGCTGGGGGGCTTTGGTGAAACCGCCAGCGGCACCAGCAAAACCGCCCTTCAGGGCAGCGCCACCAGCACCAGCACCAGTGAGGTGAACGACCTGCTGGCCAACGCCCAGAGCGTAGTCATTGTGCCCGGCTACGGGATGGCCGTGGCCCAGGCCCAGCACGCCGTCGCTGAAATCACTCGCCTGCTGCGTAACCAGGGTAAGCAGGTGCGCTTTGGCATTCACCCCGTGGCGGGACGCATGCCCGGCCACATGAACGTGCTGCTGGCTGAGGCCAACGTGCCCTACGACATTGTGCTGGAGATGGACGAAATCAACGACGACTTTCCCCACACCGACCTGGTGCTGGTGATTGGGGCCAACGACACGGTGAACCCCAGCGCCAAATACGACCCCAGCAGCGCGATCGCCGGCATGCCGGTGATGGAAGTGTGGGAGGCGGGTACCGTAGTTGTGCTCAAGCGCAGCCTGTCGTCGGGCTACGCCGGGGTTGAAAACCCCCTCTTCTTCAACGACAACACGCTGATGCTGTTTGGTGACGCCAAAGCCAACGTCAACGGCATTTTGGCCCAGCTCTCGGCCACAAACGCACCCGCCCCGGCTCTATCCGCCGCTTAA